One Citrus sinensis cultivar Valencia sweet orange chromosome 5, DVS_A1.0, whole genome shotgun sequence genomic window, ATTGGCAAGCTCCTCTTCTTTTGGTCAACAACCTTGGTTTCTGATATTGGGACCCAGGACCTGTGCATGGctaatttttttctgattatGAATCACCAATTTTCAGATGTCAGTTTTCTCTAGGCAGAGAAAAAGGACTGAAAAGAAGtcatagattttttttgtgatgaaatttaatttctaatttcaagTTGTGTAGCATCATGTGTGACATGTGTTCTAAATCTTAAATTTGATGTTTGACCTCATCTTTTATTGTTTGTAGCCCCTGGATACAGCCTCCTCAAGGATGCAGACAAGTGCCTTTGGAAAATCCAAAGGGCTTTGGAAGACCCTCACAGAGGGCACTTGGAGTGATGCATTTGATGGCCTAGGCATCTCCCTTTTGCTAACCTCAAACCCTGCAATTCAGGTACACAACTTCACCTTAGAGTTTAAATCTGAGGACTGTATTGACTCAAATTACTACTCGAGTCATATTGTTCTTTCACTTGAACAAGACTGAGATTAGAGTTATTATATTCTCTGCAGTATACAGTGTTTGATCAGCTGAAACGTCGAATGCTCaagggaaaacaaaataaagcagGGGGCACATCTCCACAGGCCCTTTCTGCCTTCGTGGCTTTTGTCTTGGGTGCAGTTTCAAAGAGCATTGCCACTGTTCTGACATATCCTGCAATCAGGTACATATCTACTCTCTGGAACTGTAGCAACTAATTGCTTGTTAGTTGTTATACAGGGAGAATAAAGATATTTACTCCTTACAGGTGTAAGGTAACGATTCAAGCTGCCGACCCAAATGAAAATGGGACTGAGAAAACACAGCCTAGATCCCGCAAAACATTAGCTGGAGTTGTTTGTGCTATATGGAAAAGAGAAGGGGTTCTGGGCTTTTATAAGGGATTGCATGCCCAGATCTTGAAGACCGTGTTGAGTTCAGCATTGCTTTTGATGATCAAGGAGAAAATTGCTGCAACCACTTGGGTTCTTATACTTGCAATCAGAAGGTATCTATTTCTTACCAGGGGTAGACTGAAAAGTGCTTGATACTGAGGTCGTTGATGGTAATACACTTGAATCGTATGACTCGAGACTCATGTAAATACTGCAGCTGCCTTTGTTGTAGACTaagcaaatttatttatagcaATGGGTTTAAATTCTGAGATTGGGAGCTCAAACAAGTAGCAAATAAGTTCATCATTTTCTGTTGGACAATAATCATGATTTATGCT contains:
- the LOC102615688 gene encoding peroxisomal adenine nucleotide carrier 1, translated to MGVDIESLSEATSGAIGSLLSTTILYPLDTCKTKYQAEVRAHGQQKYRKLSDVLWEAMSNGQVLSLYQGLGTKNLQSFISQFVYFYGYSYFKRLYLKRSGNKSIGTKANLIIAATAGACTAIITQPLDTASSRMQTSAFGKSKGLWKTLTEGTWSDAFDGLGISLLLTSNPAIQYTVFDQLKRRMLKGKQNKAGGTSPQALSAFVAFVLGAVSKSIATVLTYPAIRCKVTIQAADPNENGTEKTQPRSRKTLAGVVCAIWKREGVLGFYKGLHAQILKTVLSSALLLMIKEKIAATTWVLILAIRRYLFLTRGRLKSA